TTATTACAGGCTTTATACAAAACATAAAGAGCCCCGGAGAGTCGACAAGAGCGGGGAAGGAGTAGCTTTTTACGGGTACGTTTTGTTTAAACTTTAAAGTGGACTCAGTGCGGACAGTTTGCTgaatttctcattattttggAGTGAAGGTGTCAAGATGGGAGGAATAGGGTGGAACGGGCTGTTGGTGCTAGTGTGTGTCTCTTTGGCAAGcctggctgctgtcacacaaGGAAAGACGGTGAAATATCAGACGTTTGAGGAAGACGCACCAGGGACAGTGATTGGAAACTTGGCCAAGGACATCTCCTCCAGTGCCTCTTCCTCAGGGGGCTCCAGGACCAATTTCAGGATGATGAAACAGTTCAACTCCTCTTTCATCCGTCTGAGGGAGAGCGACGGGCAGCTGACCATAGGAGAGAGGATAGACAGAGAGCGGATCTGCAAACACACCCTGCACTGCCTCATCGCTTTCGACGTGGTCAGCTTCTCTAAAGAGCAGTTCAAACTCATCCACGTCGAGGTGGAGGTCAAGGACATCAACGACAACTCCCCCGAGTTTCCCCGGAAAGAGTCGAGTCTGGAGATCTCCGAGAACACAGCGGTGGGCACACGGATCCCGCTGGACTTTGCCGTGGATGACGATGTTGGGGTGAACTACATCCAAAGCTACCAGATCTCCGTGAACAGCCACTTTTCAATCGACGTGCTCAGCAGGGCCGACGGGGTTAAATATGCGGAGCTGGTGCTCATGAAGGAGCTGGACCGGGAGACGCAGGGTTCTTACGCGCTGGAGCTGGTCGCCATGGACGGTGGCAACCCGTCCCGCACCGGAACAACGCGCATCAACATCAAGGTGAAAGACTACAACGACAACAGTCCGGTGTTCGACAGGAACAGCTTCTCCGTGGATCTGCCCGAGGACGCACCGGTGGGCTCCCTCTTGCTGGACTTGAACGCGGAGGACCCGGACGAGGGGCTGAACGGTGAGGTGGTGTACGGGTTCGGGAACCAAGTGCCCTCAGAAATACGACAACTCTTCAGAGTGGACAGGAAGACCGGACGGCTCACTCTGGAGAGCCCGATTGACTTTGAAAGCAAGAACACGTATGAGTTTGACGTCCAGGCCACCGACCTGGGTCCGAACCCGAGCCCGGCCATCTGCAAAATTGTAGTGCAGGTGCAGGACGTTAACGACAACGCACCGGAGATCTCCATCACCCCGATGACGTCCATAACGGCGGGGATAGCGTACATCACCGAGGCTGCGGCCAGGGAGAGTTTCGTGGCTCTGGTCAGCACCTCGGACAGAGACTCCGGCGCTAACGGACAGGTGCACTGCACGCTGTACGGACACGATCacttcagactgcagcaggcGTACGAGGACAGCTTCATGATTGTGAGTACCAGCCCGTTAGACCGGGAGAAAATCCCCGAATATAACCTCACAGTCGTGGCGGAGGATCTGGGCTCCCCTCCCTTCAGGACCATCACTCAGTACACGATAAGACTGACAGATGAGAACGACAACGCTCCTGTGTTCAGTAAACCGGTGTATGAGGTGGCGGTGGTGGAGAACAACGCGCCTGGCGCATACATCACCACGGTGGTGGCGCGGGACATGGACATGGGGTCAAACGGGAAGGTCAGCTACAAACTGGCGGACACGTACTTCATGGGCTCCCCTATTTCCACCTTCGTGTCACTGGACCCCGCAAGCGGGTCGCTTTACGCGCTCCGGAGCTTCAACTATGAGATGATGAAACAGCTGGAGCTCCGCATCACGGCCAGCGACGGCGGCTCCCCGCCCCTGTCCGGCAGCGCCAATGTCTATGTGAGGATAGTAGACCAGAATGATAACGCGCCAATCATCACTCAGCCGGCTCTTAATAACGGCTCCGCTGAGGTCCTCCTGCCCCGGGACGCACCGAGCGGCTACGTCATCACCCGGGTGGAGGCGCGGGATGCGGATGAGGGCGTGAACTCAGAGCTGTCCTACGGGCTGGCCACCGGTGAACCCTCCGTGTTCTCTGTGAACAAAGCCACCGGGGAGATCTACCTCAACCAGGTGCTCAGCCACGAAGTGGACGAAACCCTGAGCGTGACCGTGACGG
The Chaetodon auriga isolate fChaAug3 chromosome 12, fChaAug3.hap1, whole genome shotgun sequence genome window above contains:
- the LOC143329839 gene encoding protocadherin-8-like; the encoded protein is MGGIGWNGLLVLVCVSLASLAAVTQGKTVKYQTFEEDAPGTVIGNLAKDISSSASSSGGSRTNFRMMKQFNSSFIRLRESDGQLTIGERIDRERICKHTLHCLIAFDVVSFSKEQFKLIHVEVEVKDINDNSPEFPRKESSLEISENTAVGTRIPLDFAVDDDVGVNYIQSYQISVNSHFSIDVLSRADGVKYAELVLMKELDRETQGSYALELVAMDGGNPSRTGTTRINIKVKDYNDNSPVFDRNSFSVDLPEDAPVGSLLLDLNAEDPDEGLNGEVVYGFGNQVPSEIRQLFRVDRKTGRLTLESPIDFESKNTYEFDVQATDLGPNPSPAICKIVVQVQDVNDNAPEISITPMTSITAGIAYITEAAARESFVALVSTSDRDSGANGQVHCTLYGHDHFRLQQAYEDSFMIVSTSPLDREKIPEYNLTVVAEDLGSPPFRTITQYTIRLTDENDNAPVFSKPVYEVAVVENNAPGAYITTVVARDMDMGSNGKVSYKLADTYFMGSPISTFVSLDPASGSLYALRSFNYEMMKQLELRITASDGGSPPLSGSANVYVRIVDQNDNAPIITQPALNNGSAEVLLPRDAPSGYVITRVEARDADEGVNSELSYGLATGEPSVFSVNKATGEIYLNQVLSHEVDETLSVTVTVSDNGRPALTSTATLHFLIIAGSPPSDRTVYQAGSGDEVHAQWDLSVVIIVVLAGSCTLLLLAIILIATTCNRRKRDKSGEDSDSYGEKGTLERGRNHVVDNPLLPLHGGGGGAAFEGHSYSSQPGGFTPAHPGGSDGCSASEDGSEVPCVYDSDSNSKLRGNKHEGYSTLPGYGNGKEAVRPITIWKGNSYTTISARDPAFSGKDSGKGDSDFNDSDSDVSGDTGLKKDGAVGPPMGGQPGLWACTSECKVLGHSDRCWSPSAVRANAAPSPAPTLSSFSSLSKTASLPRDPHRRDNYYQAHIPKTVGLQSVYEKVLHREYDYVLVTPPRPVRVQEISDITLPVYTPTPTHCPNNDV